One stretch of Symbiobacterium terraclitae DNA includes these proteins:
- a CDS encoding ABC transporter permease yields MKRSLVIPVLAVLLVLLTAVSLFVGVSDIRPADLFRLSEDQWTVLVTSRFPRTAAIALAGIGMGVSGLIMQQLSRNKFVSPTTAGTDDSARLGILVAMILFGSASMMQKMMLALVFALAGTHLFMLILDRVKLKDAIFIPLVGLMFGNIVSSITTFYAYRYDLLQAVTTWLQGNFALVIKGRYELLYLAVPAVIAAYVYANRFTIAGMGEDFATNLGLNYRRVVNVGLSLVALISSLVILTVGLLPFLGLIIPNLVSLFQGDHLRRNLPLTALVGAVFLLACDIVGRVIIYPYEVPIGLTVGVIGSGMFLYLLWKGQRTSEA; encoded by the coding sequence GTGAAGAGATCGCTCGTGATACCGGTACTCGCCGTTCTCCTCGTGCTCCTCACGGCTGTCTCGCTGTTCGTCGGGGTCTCCGACATCCGGCCGGCCGATCTCTTCCGCCTCAGCGAGGACCAGTGGACCGTGCTCGTGACCAGCCGGTTTCCCCGCACCGCGGCGATCGCCCTGGCCGGGATCGGCATGGGGGTCTCGGGGCTGATCATGCAGCAGCTCTCCCGCAACAAGTTCGTCTCACCCACCACGGCGGGGACGGACGACTCGGCCCGGCTCGGCATCCTGGTGGCGATGATCCTGTTCGGCTCGGCCTCGATGATGCAGAAGATGATGCTGGCGCTGGTCTTCGCCCTGGCCGGCACGCACCTGTTCATGCTGATTCTGGACCGGGTGAAGCTCAAGGACGCGATCTTTATCCCGCTCGTCGGCTTAATGTTCGGCAATATCGTGAGTTCAATCACAACGTTCTACGCCTATCGGTACGACCTGCTGCAGGCTGTCACCACCTGGCTTCAGGGCAACTTCGCCCTGGTGATCAAGGGGCGCTATGAGCTGCTCTACCTGGCGGTGCCCGCGGTGATCGCCGCCTATGTCTACGCAAACCGGTTCACCATCGCCGGCATGGGCGAGGACTTCGCCACCAACCTGGGGCTGAACTACCGGCGGGTCGTGAACGTGGGGCTCTCGCTGGTGGCGCTCATCTCGTCGCTGGTGATCCTCACCGTCGGCCTGCTGCCCTTCCTGGGGCTGATCATCCCCAACCTGGTCTCGCTCTTCCAGGGCGACCACCTGCGGCGGAACCTGCCGCTCACCGCGCTGGTGGGTGCGGTCTTCCTGCTGGCCTGCGACATCGTCGGGCGGGTGATCATCTACCCCTATGAGGTGCCCATCGGCCTGACGGTCGGCGTGATCGGAAGCGGGATGTTCCTCTACTTGCTATGGAAGGGACAGCGGACCAGTGAAGCATGA
- a CDS encoding ABC transporter ATP-binding protein — MVRVKGVSKSFGSKRVLSNVSLDVRKGAVTTLIGPNGAGKSTLLSLMSRLLPKDEGQILIDGREIGSYRSEELARRLAILKQTHHLNIRLTVRELVEFGRFPYSKGRLTREDREKVDAALAWMELGDIQHKYVDHLSGGQRQRAFIAMVLAQDTEYVLLDEPLNNLDMKHAVQIMRIMRRMVDDLGKTVVLVLHDVNFASAYSDYIVALKDGQVAAAGTPDQLIRSDVLGEIYEMEIPIETVSGCRVCIYFTGQQVAAL, encoded by the coding sequence ATGGTAAGGGTGAAGGGCGTCTCCAAGTCCTTCGGGTCAAAGCGGGTGCTGAGCAACGTCTCGCTGGATGTCAGAAAGGGAGCGGTCACCACGCTGATCGGCCCCAACGGCGCGGGCAAGAGCACCCTGCTCTCGCTGATGAGCCGTCTGCTCCCCAAGGACGAGGGGCAGATCCTGATTGACGGCCGGGAGATCGGCAGCTACCGCTCCGAGGAGCTGGCCCGGCGCCTCGCGATCCTGAAGCAGACGCACCACCTGAACATCCGCCTCACCGTGCGGGAGTTGGTCGAGTTCGGACGGTTCCCGTACTCCAAGGGGCGCCTCACCCGGGAGGACCGGGAGAAGGTCGACGCCGCCCTGGCCTGGATGGAGCTGGGCGACATCCAGCACAAGTACGTGGACCACCTGAGCGGCGGCCAGCGGCAGCGGGCGTTCATTGCCATGGTGCTGGCGCAGGACACCGAGTACGTCCTCCTGGACGAGCCGCTCAACAACCTCGACATGAAACACGCGGTGCAGATCATGCGGATCATGCGCCGCATGGTCGACGACCTGGGGAAGACGGTGGTGCTGGTGCTGCACGACGTCAACTTCGCCTCGGCCTACTCCGACTACATCGTCGCCCTGAAGGACGGCCAGGTGGCCGCCGCCGGGACGCCCGACCAGCTGATTCGCTCCGACGTGCTGGGCGAGATCTACGAGATGGAGATACCCATCGAGACCGTGAGTGGCTGCAGGGTCTGCATCTACTTCACCGGCCAGCAGGTCGCTGCCCTCTGA
- a CDS encoding iron chelate uptake ABC transporter family permease subunit yields MKHERKTFVILGIVTLLALTVVCLYLFVPLKGNIQYILRLRMLKVLAITLTGAAIAYSTIIFQTITNNRILTPSIIGMDAVYQLFQTALVFLWGTTTLQFVDQQVNFALTLALMIGFALLLYQALFRRDGTNLHFLLLVGIVMGTLFGSLTTFLQVLIDPNEYSGLQSRLFATVSRVNTNLLALGAAVMIPVMLYGLRHVRVLDAIALGRDHAINLGVDYGPVVRRMLIIVAVLMAASTALVGPITFLGLLVANVTYHLVDTYRRGPIIAAAVAVSVIFLVGAQLIMERVFVYSTPVSVIVNFVGGVYFLYLVLKERAAW; encoded by the coding sequence GTGAAGCATGAGCGTAAGACCTTCGTCATCCTGGGCATCGTCACGCTGCTGGCGCTCACCGTCGTCTGCCTCTACCTGTTCGTCCCGCTGAAGGGCAACATCCAGTACATCCTGCGGCTCCGCATGTTGAAGGTGCTGGCCATCACGCTGACCGGGGCCGCCATCGCCTACTCCACGATCATCTTCCAGACGATCACCAACAACCGGATCCTGACCCCGTCCATCATCGGCATGGACGCGGTCTACCAGCTCTTCCAGACCGCGCTGGTCTTCCTCTGGGGCACCACGACGCTCCAGTTCGTCGACCAGCAGGTGAACTTCGCCCTCACGCTGGCCCTGATGATCGGGTTCGCCCTGCTGCTGTACCAGGCGCTCTTCCGCAGGGACGGCACCAACCTCCACTTCCTGCTGCTGGTGGGCATCGTCATGGGCACGCTGTTCGGGAGCCTCACGACCTTCCTGCAGGTGCTGATCGACCCCAACGAGTACAGCGGCCTCCAGTCCCGGCTCTTCGCCACCGTGAGCAGGGTGAACACCAACCTGCTGGCCCTCGGCGCCGCCGTGATGATCCCCGTGATGCTGTACGGCCTGCGCCACGTGCGGGTGCTGGACGCCATCGCCCTGGGCCGGGACCACGCCATCAACCTCGGCGTGGACTACGGGCCGGTGGTCAGACGGATGCTGATCATCGTCGCCGTCCTGATGGCTGCCTCCACGGCGCTGGTGGGGCCCATCACCTTCCTGGGGCTGCTGGTGGCCAACGTCACCTACCACCTGGTGGACACCTACCGGCGGGGACCGATCATCGCAGCCGCCGTCGCCGTGAGCGTGATTTTCCTGGTCGGTGCACAGCTGATCATGGAGCGCGTGTTCGTCTACTCCACGCCGGTCAGCGTGATCGTCAACTTCGTCGGCGGCGTCTACTTCCTCTACTTGGTTCTGAAGGAGAGAGCGGCATGGTAA